A stretch of the Flavobacterium sp. 5 genome encodes the following:
- the radC gene encoding DNA repair protein RadC yields the protein METTNFPIKHWSEDDKPREKLMLKGKSVLSDAELIAILIGSGSRNESAVDLSKRILASVDNNLNALGKLSIGQLMIFKGIGEAKAISIIAAMELGRRRRSEEVVELTKITSSKAVFEVMQPIIGELSHEEFWVLFLNNSNKILFKTQLSKGGMTGTVVDTRIVFKIALEQNATSIILAHNHPSGKLQASDADIQITKKIKVAGQQLDIPVLDHIIITERGYYSFVDEGIF from the coding sequence ATGGAAACAACTAATTTCCCAATTAAACATTGGTCCGAAGATGATAAGCCTCGTGAAAAACTAATGCTTAAGGGTAAAAGCGTTTTGAGTGATGCCGAGCTGATCGCTATACTAATTGGTTCTGGAAGTAGAAACGAGTCGGCTGTAGATTTGAGTAAAAGGATTTTAGCAAGTGTAGATAATAATTTAAATGCTTTAGGGAAGTTGTCCATTGGGCAATTAATGATTTTTAAAGGTATTGGGGAGGCCAAAGCTATATCTATAATTGCTGCTATGGAGTTGGGTAGGCGAAGAAGAAGCGAAGAGGTTGTTGAGTTAACAAAAATAACTTCTAGTAAAGCAGTCTTTGAAGTGATGCAACCAATAATAGGAGAGTTGTCTCATGAAGAATTTTGGGTTTTGTTTTTAAATAATTCCAATAAAATACTTTTTAAAACGCAACTGAGTAAAGGAGGAATGACAGGAACTGTCGTTGATACTAGGATTGTATTTAAAATTGCTTTAGAACAAAATGCAACTTCCATCATTTTAGCGCACAACCATCCTTCGGGAAAATTGCAGGCCAGTGATGCTGATATTCAAATAACCAAAAAGATTAAAGTGGCTGGACAGCAATTGGATATTCCAGTTTTAGATCATATCATTATTACCGAAAGAGGTTATTATAGTTTTGTTGATGAAGGGATTTTTTAA
- a CDS encoding antitoxin Xre/MbcA/ParS toxin-binding domain-containing protein yields MEAIKLKSGEAIDKAVRALVNRVEQERGYTLLNKNITYDEFLKNRMLIVHAIREGISYDLFNLIKEVTPFNEEDWASFLGISTKSLQRNKIKDDFIFKPIQSEKILELAEVTSLGNTVFDTEAQFYVWLNTPSFALGNLQPIELLKDSYGKEMVVNELNKIDQGIFV; encoded by the coding sequence ATGGAAGCTATAAAATTAAAATCAGGAGAAGCTATTGATAAAGCCGTTAGGGCTTTGGTTAATAGAGTGGAGCAAGAACGAGGATATACCCTTTTAAATAAGAATATTACGTATGATGAGTTTCTAAAAAATAGAATGTTAATCGTACATGCTATTCGAGAAGGGATTTCGTATGATTTATTTAATTTGATAAAAGAAGTAACTCCTTTTAATGAAGAGGATTGGGCTTCTTTTTTAGGTATTTCTACCAAATCGCTTCAAAGAAATAAAATTAAAGATGATTTTATTTTTAAACCAATACAATCAGAAAAAATACTAGAATTAGCCGAAGTGACTTCTTTGGGAAACACTGTTTTTGATACTGAGGCACAATTTTATGTATGGCTTAACACGCCTTCATTTGCCCTTGGAAATTTGCAACCTATCGAATTACTCAAAGATTCTTATGGCAAAGAAATGGTAGTTAATGAATTGAATAAAATAGATCAAGGTATTTTTGTATAA
- a CDS encoding RES family NAD+ phosphorylase, translating into MEVFRLARKKYPIELSGKGASISGARWNSKGTEIIYCAQNRALAMAEVLVHLSLAILPSDFVMLTIEIPDDVLVEILDLNTINIDWNVFPCTFETPLLGDDFIKRNEACILKVPSAVVKGDFNFLINPHHIDFSKIRIIEQNDFPFDKRIFK; encoded by the coding sequence ATGGAGGTTTTTCGACTGGCAAGAAAAAAATATCCTATTGAGTTATCGGGAAAAGGAGCTTCAATTTCGGGAGCACGTTGGAATTCAAAAGGAACAGAGATTATATATTGTGCTCAAAATAGAGCTTTAGCAATGGCTGAGGTTTTAGTTCATCTTTCATTGGCAATATTACCTAGTGATTTCGTGATGTTAACAATTGAAATTCCTGACGATGTTCTTGTTGAAATTTTAGATCTTAACACAATTAATATAGATTGGAATGTTTTTCCTTGTACCTTTGAAACACCTCTATTAGGGGATGATTTTATAAAACGAAATGAAGCTTGTATTTTAAAAGTTCCTTCGGCAGTAGTAAAAGGAGATTTTAATTTTCTAATTAATCCGCATCATATTGATTTTTCTAAAATCAGAATTATAGAACAAAACGATTTTCCTTTCGATAAACGAATTTTTAAATAA
- a CDS encoding YjjG family noncanonical pyrimidine nucleotidase, with product MSSKITDIFFDLDHTLWDFDVNSELAFETIFKKDHPTITITDFIEKYIPINQACWKLYQYDKITHAELRYNRLKHTFDALEYFVSDAQIESIAQDYIDLLPQNNCLFDGAIEVLEYLEKKYKLHIITNGFADVQYKKINNSNIAVFFNTITNSEMAGVKKPNPVIFEYALDLAKANKENSIMIGDCLEADVQGALNAGLDAIFFNDKNIKVEQNIKQVTHLLELKKYL from the coding sequence TTGTCTTCTAAAATAACTGATATTTTCTTTGACTTAGATCATACACTTTGGGATTTTGATGTTAATTCAGAGTTGGCCTTTGAAACTATTTTTAAGAAAGATCATCCCACAATAACAATTACTGATTTTATCGAAAAATATATTCCTATCAATCAAGCATGTTGGAAATTATACCAATATGATAAAATCACTCATGCCGAACTCCGATATAATCGTCTCAAACATACTTTTGACGCATTAGAATATTTTGTGTCAGATGCCCAAATTGAAAGTATTGCCCAAGATTATATTGACTTATTGCCTCAAAATAATTGTTTATTTGATGGTGCAATAGAAGTGCTGGAATATCTTGAAAAAAAGTATAAATTGCATATTATTACTAATGGTTTTGCTGATGTTCAGTATAAGAAAATAAATAATTCAAATATTGCTGTTTTTTTCAATACAATAACCAACTCAGAGATGGCCGGCGTTAAAAAACCTAACCCTGTTATTTTTGAATACGCTCTTGATTTGGCAAAAGCCAATAAAGAAAATAGTATAATGATTGGTGATTGTCTGGAAGCAGATGTGCAAGGTGCATTAAATGCTGGATTAGATGCTATTTTTTTTAATGATAAGAACATCAAGGTAGAACAAAATATTAAACAAGTAACACATTTATTAGAACTAAAAAAATATTTATAA
- a CDS encoding replication-associated recombination protein A, translating to MEAPLAERIRPQKLADYISQSHLVGPNGSLTQQIAKGIIPSLIFWGPPGTGKTTLAQIIAQESNRPFYILSAINSGVKDIRDVIEKAKQSGGLFTAKNPILFIDEIHRFSKSQQDSLLAAVEKGWITLIGATTENPSFEVIPALLSRCQVYVLNAFTKVDLEHLLHRAMRIDSYLASKKIELAETEALLRLSGGDGRKLLNIFELVVNASAENEIVITNDRVFQLVQQNTVLYDKTGEQHYDIVSAFIKSIRGSDPNGTVYWLARMIEGGEDVKFIARRMLILSSEDIGNANPTAFIMANNAFQAVSTIGYPESRIILSQCAIYLATSPKSNASYLAIGTAQQLVKQTGDLPVPIHLRNAPTKLMKELGYGEDYKYSHDYANNFADQEFLPESLSNTPIYIPGTNSRENTTREFLKNRWKDKYGY from the coding sequence ATGGAAGCACCATTAGCAGAACGTATACGCCCTCAAAAATTAGCAGATTATATTAGTCAATCTCATTTGGTTGGCCCTAATGGTTCGTTGACGCAACAAATCGCAAAAGGAATCATACCTTCATTAATTTTCTGGGGTCCTCCTGGAACCGGTAAGACCACTTTGGCACAAATTATTGCGCAAGAATCTAATCGCCCTTTTTATATATTAAGTGCTATTAATTCGGGAGTTAAAGATATTCGAGATGTCATTGAAAAAGCGAAACAAAGCGGTGGATTATTTACAGCCAAAAATCCAATTTTGTTTATTGATGAGATTCATCGTTTTAGCAAATCGCAACAAGACTCATTATTGGCTGCGGTTGAAAAAGGTTGGATTACACTTATTGGTGCTACGACAGAAAATCCAAGTTTTGAAGTTATTCCTGCTTTATTGTCCCGTTGTCAGGTTTATGTCTTGAATGCTTTTACCAAAGTGGATTTGGAGCATTTGTTGCATAGAGCAATGAGAATTGACAGCTATTTAGCATCTAAAAAAATAGAATTAGCTGAAACAGAAGCTCTATTACGTCTTTCTGGCGGTGATGGTCGTAAACTATTAAATATTTTTGAACTGGTCGTAAACGCATCCGCTGAAAACGAAATTGTAATCACCAATGACCGTGTTTTTCAATTAGTACAACAAAATACAGTTTTATATGATAAAACTGGTGAACAACATTACGACATTGTTTCGGCTTTTATAAAATCGATTCGTGGGAGTGATCCCAACGGAACTGTCTATTGGTTAGCCAGAATGATTGAAGGTGGTGAAGATGTAAAATTTATTGCCCGAAGAATGTTGATTTTATCAAGCGAAGATATCGGAAATGCCAATCCAACGGCTTTTATAATGGCAAATAATGCTTTTCAAGCGGTTTCTACAATTGGGTATCCAGAAAGTAGAATTATATTGAGTCAATGTGCTATTTATCTAGCTACTTCACCAAAAAGTAATGCTTCTTATTTGGCCATTGGTACAGCCCAACAATTAGTGAAACAAACTGGTGATTTACCTGTACCTATCCATTTGCGAAATGCTCCTACCAAATTAATGAAAGAATTAGGATATGGTGAAGATTATAAATATTCTCATGATTATGCCAACAATTTTGCTGACCAAGAATTTTTACCAGAATCATTAAGTAATACCCCTATTTATATTCCAGGAACAAATTCCAGAGAAAACACAACTCGTGAATTTCTTAAGAATAGATGGAAGGATAAATATGGGTATTAG
- a CDS encoding rhomboid family intramembrane serine protease, with the protein MEENNFKFTNVVIGMPLFFVLFLWFIYWLEIRFSFDFDDNGILPRTASGLQGIIFSPFIHSNIEHLYNNSIPLVVLLAALFFFYSKEAWGILVFGILLSGSLTWLIGRENYHIGASSLIYVLVSFIFFKGLQTQYYRLVALSLTVVVLYGGMVWYVFPKIDDTISWEGHLSGLISGLVLTFFYKKTEFKKVIKYDWERPDYNSAEDKFMQRFDENGNFVNLPKPEIEEENQTEINPFFLSSTNVVYDYIENPEFVNEKNESKLES; encoded by the coding sequence ATGGAAGAAAATAATTTTAAATTTACCAATGTAGTAATAGGAATGCCACTTTTTTTTGTGCTGTTTCTGTGGTTCATATATTGGTTAGAAATCCGTTTTAGTTTCGACTTTGATGATAATGGAATTTTGCCTAGAACTGCTTCTGGTTTACAAGGCATTATTTTTAGCCCGTTTATTCATTCGAATATTGAGCATCTTTATAATAATTCCATTCCATTAGTAGTTCTATTAGCAGCTTTGTTCTTTTTTTATAGCAAAGAAGCTTGGGGAATTTTGGTATTTGGAATTTTACTTTCGGGTAGTTTAACATGGCTTATTGGAAGAGAAAATTATCACATCGGGGCTAGTAGTTTAATCTATGTTTTGGTTTCTTTTATTTTCTTTAAAGGGCTTCAAACGCAATATTATCGTTTAGTAGCTTTATCGCTAACTGTTGTCGTTCTATATGGTGGAATGGTTTGGTATGTTTTTCCAAAAATAGATGACACTATTTCTTGGGAAGGACATTTATCAGGATTAATTTCAGGCTTAGTGCTTACTTTTTTCTATAAAAAAACAGAATTTAAAAAAGTGATAAAATACGATTGGGAACGCCCTGATTACAATTCTGCCGAAGATAAATTTATGCAACGATTTGATGAGAATGGTAATTTTGTCAATTTGCCAAAACCTGAAATTGAAGAAGAAAACCAAACAGAAATCAATCCTTTTTTTCTGTCTAGTACAAATGTAGTCTATGATTATATAGAAAATCCAGAGTTTGTAAATGAAAAAAATGAATCAAAACTAGAGTCTTGA
- the rlmB gene encoding 23S rRNA (guanosine(2251)-2'-O)-methyltransferase RlmB: protein MEKEHQIFGIRAIIEAIQAGATVDKVYIQKEASGELMKDLMKVMKRGNINFSYVPVEKLNRLTPNNHQGAVASISPISFFDLETLIDTVIENGKKPLFLILDQISDARNFGAIIRTAECTGVNGIIVQKAGSAPVNGDTVKTSAGAVFNIPICKVEHIKDAIFLLQASGIKTVAATEKTDQNIYDISLNEPLAIIMGSEDRGVNPSVLKIVDEKAKLPMFGTIGSLNVSVACGAFLYETVRQRS from the coding sequence ATGGAAAAAGAACATCAAATATTTGGAATCAGAGCAATAATTGAAGCCATACAAGCGGGCGCAACAGTTGATAAAGTATACATTCAGAAGGAAGCTAGTGGCGAACTAATGAAAGATTTAATGAAAGTGATGAAACGTGGCAATATCAATTTCTCTTACGTTCCTGTAGAAAAACTAAACCGATTGACTCCTAATAATCATCAAGGTGCTGTAGCAAGCATATCTCCTATTTCATTTTTTGATTTAGAAACCTTGATAGATACAGTTATTGAAAATGGTAAAAAACCATTGTTTTTAATTTTGGATCAAATTTCGGATGCGCGTAATTTTGGTGCAATCATTAGAACAGCAGAATGTACAGGTGTTAATGGTATTATTGTTCAAAAAGCAGGCTCTGCTCCAGTAAATGGCGATACAGTAAAAACTTCGGCAGGTGCAGTATTTAATATACCTATCTGTAAAGTAGAACATATAAAAGATGCTATTTTCCTTTTGCAGGCAAGCGGCATAAAAACTGTTGCTGCAACTGAAAAGACGGACCAAAATATTTATGATATATCTCTAAATGAACCATTAGCAATTATTATGGGTTCGGAGGATAGAGGAGTAAACCCTTCTGTACTTAAAATTGTAGATGAGAAAGCAAAACTTCCAATGTTTGGAACTATTGGATCTTTAAATGTTTCTGTAGCTTGTGGTGCCTTTTTATATGAAACAGTAAGACAGAGAAGTTAA
- a CDS encoding RagB/SusD family nutrient uptake outer membrane protein: protein MRTIFKLKIIMLICISLSINSCTNDIDNVKNNNDPNAEQVLANGNDLVSVIAGGFNSWWYGSNSDVYPALSVAGDIATCSWGNYGMRTLSNEPRNSIPNTNSWSDASVILQPWSSYYSAASSASDVIKAIKNGVKYYKDDVDETNSILASAYFLRGISLGYLGLMFDKAIIIDENTDPLATPIVSSYNDLITAAIDDLNKSILLSTNNTFELPSNIINGYTLDNDKLLKLANSYSARFIVQAARTQSETDAIDWAKVKTFAENGIQEDFGPLGDNGTSWWSNVVLLSNSPNGFQESGGRLDMRIINLMDPTQPKFYPTTTPIANPSITTADKRITTDFNFESSVEFNPARGKYHFSHYISTRYISDPNFSDGSDTKRMITFAKADNDMLLAEANARLNNLASAITIINNGTRTTRGELPAIANSATKDQVLDAIFYERYVELFNGVVGGGFFDRRRTNQLQIGTFRHFPIPSKILQVLQLPLYTFGGASNDPTGMVAHYNIESNPTRTDDTNIPTFN from the coding sequence ATGAGAACGATATTTAAACTAAAAATAATTATGCTAATTTGTATATCACTTAGCATAAACTCCTGCACGAATGATATTGACAATGTAAAAAACAATAACGACCCAAATGCCGAACAAGTGCTAGCAAATGGAAATGACTTAGTTTCTGTTATAGCAGGAGGATTTAACTCTTGGTGGTATGGAAGCAATAGTGATGTCTATCCAGCTTTATCTGTAGCTGGGGATATAGCTACCTGTTCTTGGGGAAATTATGGTATGAGAACATTATCTAACGAACCTCGGAATTCAATACCAAACACTAATTCTTGGTCTGATGCAAGTGTAATACTTCAACCATGGTCAAGTTATTATTCTGCAGCATCAAGTGCTTCAGATGTCATAAAAGCTATTAAAAACGGCGTTAAATATTACAAAGATGATGTTGACGAAACGAATTCTATTTTAGCATCTGCCTACTTCTTAAGAGGTATTTCTTTAGGATATCTTGGATTAATGTTTGACAAAGCTATAATAATAGATGAAAACACCGATCCGCTTGCTACACCGATAGTATCAAGTTATAATGACCTTATCACAGCAGCAATTGATGACCTTAACAAGTCAATCCTACTATCTACAAATAATACATTTGAATTACCTTCAAATATTATTAATGGGTACACTTTAGATAATGATAAATTATTAAAACTTGCTAATTCATATTCTGCAAGATTTATTGTTCAAGCTGCAAGAACACAAAGTGAAACTGATGCAATAGATTGGGCAAAAGTAAAAACATTTGCCGAAAATGGAATACAAGAAGATTTTGGTCCATTAGGTGATAATGGCACAAGTTGGTGGAGCAACGTTGTACTTTTATCTAATTCTCCAAATGGATTCCAGGAGTCAGGAGGAAGACTAGACATGAGAATCATTAATTTAATGGATCCTACGCAACCTAAATTTTATCCTACCACAACTCCAATAGCAAATCCATCTATAACAACAGCGGACAAAAGAATAACTACCGATTTTAATTTTGAAAGTTCTGTCGAGTTTAATCCTGCTAGAGGTAAATATCATTTTTCTCACTATATCAGTACGAGATACATAAGTGATCCAAACTTTTCAGATGGATCTGACACAAAAAGGATGATTACTTTTGCTAAAGCAGATAATGATATGCTACTAGCCGAAGCAAACGCAAGATTAAACAATTTAGCTTCCGCAATTACAATAATAAACAATGGAACTAGAACGACAAGAGGTGAATTACCCGCTATAGCAAACTCTGCAACAAAAGATCAAGTATTAGATGCTATATTTTATGAACGATATGTTGAGTTATTCAATGGAGTTGTTGGTGGAGGATTCTTTGATAGAAGAAGAACTAATCAACTTCAAATAGGAACTTTTAGACATTTCCCTATTCCATCAAAAATATTACAAGTTCTTCAATTACCATTATATACCTTTGGTGGTGCTTCAAATGATCCTACAGGAATGGTCGCCCACTATAATATAGAAAGTAATCCAACTAGAACTGACGACACTAACATTCCAACGTTTAATTAA
- a CDS encoding SusC/RagA family TonB-linked outer membrane protein: MKLKFNGFLVLLVVLVAQLTFAQERSVSGVVSDNAGMPLPGVSVLIKGTKNGTQSDFDGKFSIKAQPSDVLIFSYIGMKTSEKSANSTTINVKLASDATQLESVVVTGNAKGRSIKEMTYSVGQVNASALEKVPALDAITALQGKVSGLKINSASGEPGSEIAVQLRSANSLSTGQKPMVILDGVILEGGLADINTQDIERIEVVKGAAGASLYGSRAASGVIQIFSKRGKGLNGKSRITYRTESGFSNITNKLDLATQHKYELTPDGTDFAYDATGNRIVETDNLGNNPYPSKYKMYDLQDRVYRSGSFTSHHLAVEGGNDPTNFLLSYDRQDSKSVIDLTNTYSRNNFRLNLDHKISDKFKIGASMVYSNSKKDPFIMGNNGVLFDAIILEPISNLDAPNANGTPFLYQPSEFTTTEENPLYIIANNDRTEERNRFIGSYNAAYDVTKWFKATAEYSIDFEQSNFVDFFNKGYLGSKPRTNLNNGYLAKATFSGKAENLRAEGLFSKSFGDFNGNLKVGFLDERYKNDFSRTEGSGLAVSDIKTLDNLLGPTKQTTSRSEEIITDSYYGVLDADYLKRALFSVAYRIEGSSLFGENTRWNNYYRASGAYRIITSDSNINGIEEFKLRASIGTAGIRPLYGMRDETFTLQNGTASKSTLGNEELRPAVAKEIELGFNISFLKRFNAEFNYVKTNTDDQILLVPLNGLTGYSGQWRNAGEMEASSYEASLGVNIINNKDWNWDLNVLWDKSSQKVKRLDVPSYYTGPGTQESSFFLVAQGENFGAMYGDKFITTLNDLPSGLNQSDYNINSKGYVVSNTTGLPVKYKDDKGNTNVKIGDITPDFNMSFTTNLRYKDFTLYGLIYWKKGGDIYNKVKQWLYRDSRSADIQNEGLTDDFYASAAGLYNTNQASSAFVEDGSFVRLKECSLYYTLTKEKIGKNVGFIDEVKFGIVGRNLLTFTDYTGQDPEISSPSENTRTELTSRSTDGTGSNSNNPGGDPNVFKVDNFSYPTLKSFSLSVQFKF; this comes from the coding sequence ATGAAACTAAAATTCAATGGATTCCTAGTTCTCCTTGTAGTACTAGTGGCGCAACTAACTTTTGCGCAAGAAAGGTCTGTTTCAGGGGTTGTTTCTGATAATGCAGGTATGCCTTTACCAGGTGTAAGCGTATTAATAAAAGGAACAAAAAATGGAACGCAATCAGATTTTGATGGGAAATTTTCTATCAAAGCTCAACCAAGTGATGTACTAATATTTAGTTATATTGGGATGAAAACATCAGAAAAATCTGCGAACTCAACAACAATTAATGTAAAACTAGCAAGTGATGCAACGCAATTAGAAAGTGTAGTAGTTACTGGTAACGCAAAAGGCAGAAGCATTAAAGAGATGACTTATTCTGTTGGTCAAGTTAACGCATCTGCTCTTGAAAAAGTACCCGCTTTAGATGCAATTACTGCACTACAAGGAAAAGTGTCAGGTTTAAAAATTAACTCAGCCTCAGGAGAACCAGGAAGCGAAATAGCTGTTCAATTACGCTCAGCAAATTCATTAAGTACTGGACAAAAACCAATGGTTATTTTAGATGGAGTAATTTTAGAAGGAGGATTGGCAGATATAAACACACAAGACATAGAGAGAATTGAAGTAGTAAAAGGAGCTGCAGGAGCATCTTTATATGGATCAAGAGCTGCAAGTGGTGTTATACAAATTTTTTCAAAAAGAGGTAAAGGATTAAATGGAAAATCAAGAATCACTTATCGTACAGAAAGTGGATTCAGTAACATAACTAATAAATTAGATTTAGCAACTCAACACAAATATGAGCTAACACCTGATGGTACAGACTTTGCATATGATGCAACAGGTAATAGGATTGTAGAAACAGATAACCTTGGAAACAATCCTTACCCTTCAAAATATAAAATGTATGATCTTCAAGACAGAGTTTATAGATCAGGTTCATTCACTTCTCATCACCTAGCTGTTGAAGGAGGTAATGACCCAACTAATTTTTTATTATCCTACGATAGACAAGATTCAAAAAGTGTTATAGATCTAACTAATACCTATTCTCGTAATAACTTCCGATTAAATCTAGATCATAAGATTTCAGATAAATTTAAAATTGGTGCATCTATGGTTTATAGCAATTCAAAAAAAGACCCTTTTATAATGGGAAATAACGGAGTTCTATTTGATGCAATAATATTAGAACCTATATCGAATTTGGACGCTCCTAATGCTAATGGGACTCCATTTTTATATCAACCCTCTGAATTTACTACCACAGAAGAAAATCCTTTGTATATCATAGCAAATAATGATAGAACTGAAGAAAGAAATAGATTCATAGGAAGTTATAATGCCGCATACGATGTAACTAAATGGTTTAAGGCTACAGCAGAATATTCAATAGATTTCGAACAAAGTAATTTTGTTGATTTTTTCAATAAAGGTTATTTAGGGAGTAAACCTCGTACCAATTTAAATAATGGTTATTTAGCAAAAGCAACCTTTTCAGGTAAAGCTGAAAATCTAAGAGCAGAAGGTCTATTCTCAAAATCTTTTGGAGACTTTAATGGTAATTTAAAAGTAGGTTTTTTAGACGAACGTTATAAAAATGATTTTAGTAGAACTGAAGGTTCTGGGCTAGCAGTGTCAGATATTAAAACTCTCGATAATTTACTTGGACCTACAAAACAAACAACATCAAGAAGTGAAGAAATAATTACAGATAGTTATTACGGAGTATTAGATGCTGATTATTTAAAAAGAGCATTATTTAGTGTTGCATATAGAATTGAGGGTTCATCACTATTTGGAGAAAACACAAGATGGAATAACTATTACAGAGCTAGTGGCGCTTATAGAATAATCACAAGCGATTCTAACATAAATGGTATTGAAGAATTTAAATTAAGAGCTTCTATAGGAACTGCTGGAATCAGACCTTTGTATGGAATGAGAGATGAAACTTTTACTTTACAAAATGGAACTGCTTCTAAATCTACTTTAGGTAATGAAGAATTAAGACCAGCTGTAGCAAAAGAAATAGAATTAGGTTTTAACATTTCTTTTCTTAAAAGATTCAATGCTGAATTTAACTATGTAAAAACAAATACCGATGATCAAATTTTATTAGTACCACTCAATGGTCTAACAGGTTATTCAGGTCAATGGAGAAATGCCGGCGAAATGGAAGCGTCTTCATATGAAGCAAGTTTAGGTGTGAATATAATTAACAACAAAGATTGGAATTGGGATTTGAATGTTTTATGGGACAAATCATCTCAAAAAGTTAAAAGACTTGATGTACCTAGTTATTATACTGGACCTGGAACACAAGAATCATCGTTTTTCTTAGTAGCTCAAGGTGAAAATTTTGGAGCCATGTATGGTGACAAATTTATAACAACATTAAATGACTTACCAAGTGGCTTAAATCAATCAGATTACAATATAAACTCAAAAGGATACGTTGTTAGTAATACCACAGGACTCCCTGTAAAATACAAAGATGACAAAGGGAATACTAATGTCAAAATTGGAGATATCACTCCTGATTTTAACATGAGTTTTACTACTAATTTAAGATATAAAGATTTTACTTTATATGGTTTAATTTATTGGAAAAAAGGAGGTGACATATACAACAAAGTAAAACAATGGCTATACAGAGACTCCAGAAGCGCTGACATCCAAAACGAAGGATTAACAGATGATTTTTATGCCTCTGCAGCTGGTCTATACAATACAAACCAAGCAAGTTCAGCATTCGTAGAAGATGGATCATTTGTAAGATTAAAAGAATGTTCACTATACTACACCTTAACAAAAGAAAAAATTGGTAAGAACGTAGGTTTTATTGATGAAGTAAAGTTCGGCATAGTTGGAAGAAACCTATTAACCTTCACTGATTACACTGGTCAAGATCCAGAAATCTCATCTCCATCGGAAAACACAAGAACGGAATTAACCTCAAGAAGTACGGATGGTACTGGTAGTAATTCAAACAATCCTGGAGGTGATCCGAATGTTTTTAAAGTAGATAATTTTTCATACCCTACTTTAAAATCATTTTCACTTTCTGTTCAATTTAAATTTTAA